Within the Echinicola sp. 20G genome, the region AGGGAAAATACCAATTCACTGCTCCTTCAGGAAGCTATACTTTGACTATTTCTGCAGTTGGTTTTACTGCGATTGATAGAAAAATAACAGTAAGGGGAGGTCAACTTACCAATGTTCCATTGGTGGAATTGAAAGCAACTGAAGAAGAGCTAAGCACAGTAACGGTGACTGGAGCAAGAAGTGAATATAAGGTGGATAAACCATCAAACAGTTTACGCTTGAATACGCCTTTGATCGAAACACCACAAAACATCCAGGTGATCACTGGAGAGCTTTTGAACGATCAGCAAGTGATTGATATGAGTGATGGTGTACTTAGAAACGTCAGTGGTGCCTCTAGGTTGGAACACTGGGGTAATATGTATGCAAGAGTGAATATGAGAGGTTCTAGAGCAGGAGCTTTCAGAAATGGAATGAATGTTACCTCCAATTGGGGCCCTTTAAATGAAGACATGAGTTTTGTGTCTCATATAGAATTTGTAAAGGGACCTGCCGGTTTTATGATGTCCAATGGTGAACCGAGTGGTATCTACAATGTAGTAACCAAAAAGCCAACAGGTGAAACTAAAGGCGCTGTTAATTTTACCGTAGGAAGCTTTGACCTTTACAGAGGTACATTGGACCTAGATGGTAAATTGAGCAAAAATGGAAAATTGCTTTATAGATTGAATGTGATGGGGCAAACTCAGAACTCCTTCCAAGATTATAATTTCACTAATCGCTACAGCATTGCACCTGTCTTGAGTTATCAGTTGGATGAGGATACAAAGCTAACTTTAGAGTATGCCTATCAGCATGCTAAAATGGCCAATGTAGGTTCTGCTTATGTATTTTCTACTGAAGGCTACGGGATCTATGACCAGAGTTTTACCATTGCTGAGCCTGGATTGGACCCGACAAATGTAGATGACCACAGTGTGATGGCCAATTTGCAACACCAGATCAATAAAAATTGGAAAGTTACTGGCCAGTTAGCCTATTTCAATTACAGTATGGAGGGTAGCTCTATGTGGTTGAATGGTATTGAAGGAACCAACTTATTGAGGTATGTTTCCATCTGGGATGCCTTAAATGAAAGTACCTATGGACAAGTATACCTAAATGGTGAAGTGAAAACAGGATCAGTAAACCATCGTATTTTGACAGGTTTGGATATGGGAACCAAAGAGTACATGGCTGACTGGAGCCAGTCGCATCAATTGGATTCAGAGGAGATGCCTTTTGATACCGATAATCCTTCTTATGGATTTCCAGCCAATGGCCTACCACAATTTGACAGAAGCAAAAGTTTAAAACAAAGAGCCAATACAACTGCTATTACACAGTCTTATACAGGCTTCTATGTACAGGATGAGCTGGGATTCTTTGACAATGATTTGAGATTGACTTTGGCGGGAAGGTACACATACGTGTCCCAAAACTCCTACGGAACTACAGTAGATGAAAGTCAAGTAACACCAAGAGTTGGTTTAAGTTATTCCTTTGATAGCCAGACTTCAGCTTATGCTTTGTTTGATCAATCATTTGTGCCTCAAACAGGTGTTCTTAGAGGAGGAGAGAAGCCAAAGCCTATTACTGGAAACAATATTGAATTTGGGATGAAACGAGACTTCTTTAATGGAAAATGGAGTACTGGTCTTTCTGTGTATAGAATATTGAAAAACAATCAGCTTGTTCCAGATCCTGAAGATCCAAACAATCAGTATTCTTTGCAGTTGGGACAAACCAGGGCTCAGGGAATTGAATTTGATGCAAGAGGAGAGTTAGCTCCTGGTTTGGTATTAGTGGCTAATTATGCCTACACAGATTCTGAAATCACAAAGGATACTAGGGAAGATCAGGTAGGTAATTTAGTGCCTGGCTTTTCCAAGCACTTGGCGAATGCTTGGTTGACCTATAAACTTAACGAAGGCACTTTGAAGGGCTTTGGTGTATCAGCTGGCTTTACTTTCCAAGGAGACAGATCAACCTGGAATTGGCCTGGAGATGGGCAGATGGAACTGCCTAATTACTTCAAATTGGATGGTGGACTGTCATGGGAAAACAATAACCTGACCATTAGAGCAAATGTGTTTAATATCCTGGATAAATATCTTTATTCTGGGTCTGCTTACGCGACGTATTACTACTACCAAGCAGAAGCACCGAGAAATGCTCGTCTAAGTGTAGGGTTTAAATTCTAATAAAATAGCACAGCCTGCAAGGTTGGTAACATTAATCGCTTCATTTTATCAAGTTATTGCAGACTGTGCCTGTTCTTATTCCTCGACTTAAGCTGAAAGGTAGAAGGACTATTTATTCGCTAAGGAACTATTGAAAGGTTGTATAAATATTAAGCCCTGTGCTATGGTTAAGGATTGCGCGATCGGAGTTATAAAAGCTCATTAAAACCTTATTCATCACAGGCACTAATTGAATTTTTTACCAAAAGTGAATTGATATGAATTACTGTAAACCAGAAATCATTGTGATGAAAGAAGATTTCATCTTGACCCAATGCGAGCATTGTGGTAGAATCGGGATGATGTATGGTCAGTGCATGGTCAGTTTTAGTCGGTTGGACTTTAAAGGGTTTTGTCTATACATAGACGAATTGTCTTTTGAAGGCGATTTTAGCCCTTTTTATGATGGTGTAGATAGAATTGTGCTTGAAACGTATCACATGGATATTCAATTTACTTTGCTGGAGGAAGAGTTTTATCGGCTCAAGGGCTGTCTTCAGGAAGCGCAAATGCAGCTTCAGATTTATGATTTGTTGAAAAATTAAATGTAGAAAAAATGAAAATGAAATTCAGTTTGTTATTGGCTTTGGCCTTGTTTGTGAATTTAGGTTGTGCCATGGCACATGCTCTTTGGATTGAAACTGAGGTGGTAGGGAAGAAAGGCCAACAACAAGAAGTAAAGATCTTCTATGGAGAGTACGCTGAAGGCATGATCGAAAAGGTGGGAGACTGGTACTCTGATGTTAAGGAATTTGAATTATGGCTTATTGATCCAGCTGGTAATAAGACAGCTTTGAAAACCACTGAAGGAGAGGATCATTTTACTGCATACTTTACTCCGGAAATGGACGGGGTATACCGCTTACAGATTGGTCATTCTGCAAAGGACCTAGGCGGGGATTACATTTACCAATTCAATACAGCTTCTCAAGTATGGGTAGGTAAGGGGCAGCCAACAGTAAAAGAAGAAACGGCCACTGACTTGGCCTTGATTCTTACTGCTCAAAAGGAAAAAAGTTTGAAAACTCCATTGGAATTTAAGGTTTTATTTAAAGGTGAACCTCAGGAAGGGGTATCTGTTTCTGTAGTGAGTCCAACAGGTTGGGCCAAGACCTATGAGACAGATGAGGAAGGTAATGTGACCGTGGAGACTCCATGGAAAGGTCAATACATCATAGAGGCTACTGATACGGAAGAAACTTCTGGGGAACATTATGGCGCTGCCTATAATTTCATCTGGAGATGTGCCACGCAAAGCATCATTAAAGAGTAGGTTTGTAATTTTTTGATCTGACTGACAGCACCCTGCCGGTAAATGATAAGCATTTATCGGCGGGTACTTTTTATTATCAGAAATTTGTTAATTAAGTGTTTGGAAAGTCTGTCCCAAAAAGGACAGACTTTTTATTTGATTACACCATACTTGTCACATCTGATCATATTACTCGTGATGTAATAGGATTTTCCATTTGTGGTGGTGTAATGATAGGCGAAATAAAAAGTCTTTTGCCCTTTGGAGGGTAAGGAAACAGATGTGTTGGGGTCTTTGATTTTATGCTTTGACCATCGTTCATCCCTAAAGTCCATATCTTCCTCGGAATAGGCTTCCCAAAGTTCAATTTTCTTCGGCTTTTGCACATCAAATTTAGTAGAAAGCTTGACAGATTGGCCCGTGTTTTCCAATAGTTCGAGGGTAGGGGCGGGCAAGGTTTTTTCTCTGCATTGAAACTCTAGAAAGGCACTTAAATTTTGAAAAGCTGAGGTGCCATCGCCTAATCCATGGCCTACATTTGGGATATAGATGAGGTTGTTTTTTCCGGGTAGGTCATTCCAATAGTTTTTTGCGGCATCAACCGGCCAGTAAGGGTCATTGGTGCCTACAAAGACTAATTTAGGGACAGTCAATTGATGCCTATAGGCATATGGGTCTACCATTGAAATGGTAGCTTTCCCTTTTTCCGAATTGGATTGTTGAGGGATTCCGAGATTGACATAGTCTTGTATTTCAGGACTGTAGTCCTGCCACATCTCTATTTGGTATTGCAAACTTACAGGCATGTTCAAAACGTCTATTACCATAGGAGCAATGGCAATAACCCTTTCGTCCTGAGCGGCAGTTAACCAAGTGGTCCAGCCTCTTTTGGACAGCCCTGTGAGTAGAAAGCCGTCCACTTGATGACCTAGTTGATTTTTTGTAAACAGGGTAACTACGTCCATGGCCTTTTGTACAGATTTCACCATGGGAAATAACAAGGGCCATTCTTCATCATCTGTCTCCTGATACTGATGTAGGGTGTAGGAGATGATTTGGTCTTCCACTTTTCCATCAAAGAGCGGCTGGTTGGGTACTTGAAAGACGGCTGAAACAATAGTTTGGTTTTCAGAGGCAAGTTTGGCCAGCTCATTGATCAGTTGATCATCCCGCTCCCTAATTCTTGGGGTTTCCTCCTCTAAACTTCCTCCTCCGATATAAAGGAGTCCCTTTTGATATTTGGTTTTATTGGGGGCGAGAATTACTAGTCTGTGTTTCCACGTATAATCTTTCCATTTTTGGGAAGTAAGGATAAACTCATATTGTGTGACCTTGTTTTTTTGTACGGTCTGAACACATTCTACATAAAATTCAGGATTGGGCTTTTCTAAATAATTTTTCAAAGCGGAATGGTTTTCCTGGGCGTTTGAATAGTAAGGTTGAGCTATAGAAGCAAATAGCAAAAGGACCTTAAACAATACCTTTTTCATCGTAAAACAGATTAATATGAAACAAAAATTTTAAAGGGTGATGGGTAGTTAAAAATTACTCTAATTCTTAAAAGTACATATGAATAAATATAAAAAAAATCAGTTGAAATACAAAGATCAAACTTTAAATGAACATCTGTTTTATGTAATTGAAGTGGTTCCTATAGGGTGTTTGTGGTTAGGAAGTAGGGAGAGATATAAAAATAAAAAGCACTTCATTAAAGTGCTTTTTATTTTAAGTTACATAACTTAATGTTAGTTGATTTGAGCAAATTTTTTATTTCTTATAAGTTAGAATAATCTTTCCTTTTACTTCACCTCGGGGAGTTACCATTTGAACCTGATGGGCTGTGGTCATTTTGTCCCTTTCAAGGGTCAGTACCTGATAAGTGGTTTTTTCTCCTTTTTGATCAATAGTGGTAAAAGAATCGGAGCCTTTGGCTGTCCACTCCCCACTTCCATTGGTTTCTCCTGCAGGATTTTTGATGACATAGCTGAAGTCCTTGTTTAACGTTAGTTTTCCATTAATGTGAAGATCCTTGCCGCCTTCTATCATGGCTTTGATATCAGGACCTGCCGATTGCTGAAACTCCAGAGAGGTGCCAGTCCAAGTACCAGTCAGTTTTTTAGTCTGGTCCATATTGGAATCGAATGAAAACAGCATTGACATGGCAGCCAAAACTGGAATCAATAAGAGAAACCGGGCTTTTTGCCACTGGTTTGATTTTGTTTTGTTCATCATAATAATTCGGTTTTTAATTGGTGAATAATTGAAATTGTGCATTATCGCTAATGTGCTTTTTTGACTGGCCAGTTCCACCAAAAGTCTAGCATATTGGCTGGTAGAATACTTTAGGGAGACCATTTTATCTGCTTCGAATTCATGTACTTCTTTGATGGACTTATCAAATAGATAGATCATAGGATGGAACCATAGAATAGCTTTGCATATGGCTAGAAACAGCACGTCCCAACTATGAAGTTTTTGAACATGTAAGGACTCATGTAAATAAGCTTGTTGGTTTTCAAT harbors:
- a CDS encoding TonB-dependent receptor, with protein sequence MKKILLVMVFVGLGQLLMAQTNGTISGFVQDETGNPIPFASVILNGTSFGAATGEEGKYQFTAPSGSYTLTISAVGFTAIDRKITVRGGQLTNVPLVELKATEEELSTVTVTGARSEYKVDKPSNSLRLNTPLIETPQNIQVITGELLNDQQVIDMSDGVLRNVSGASRLEHWGNMYARVNMRGSRAGAFRNGMNVTSNWGPLNEDMSFVSHIEFVKGPAGFMMSNGEPSGIYNVVTKKPTGETKGAVNFTVGSFDLYRGTLDLDGKLSKNGKLLYRLNVMGQTQNSFQDYNFTNRYSIAPVLSYQLDEDTKLTLEYAYQHAKMANVGSAYVFSTEGYGIYDQSFTIAEPGLDPTNVDDHSVMANLQHQINKNWKVTGQLAYFNYSMEGSSMWLNGIEGTNLLRYVSIWDALNESTYGQVYLNGEVKTGSVNHRILTGLDMGTKEYMADWSQSHQLDSEEMPFDTDNPSYGFPANGLPQFDRSKSLKQRANTTAITQSYTGFYVQDELGFFDNDLRLTLAGRYTYVSQNSYGTTVDESQVTPRVGLSYSFDSQTSAYALFDQSFVPQTGVLRGGEKPKPITGNNIEFGMKRDFFNGKWSTGLSVYRILKNNQLVPDPEDPNNQYSLQLGQTRAQGIEFDARGELAPGLVLVANYAYTDSEITKDTREDQVGNLVPGFSKHLANAWLTYKLNEGTLKGFGVSAGFTFQGDRSTWNWPGDGQMELPNYFKLDGGLSWENNNLTIRANVFNILDKYLYSGSAYATYYYYQAEAPRNARLSVGFKF
- a CDS encoding DUF4198 domain-containing protein; amino-acid sequence: MKMKFSLLLALALFVNLGCAMAHALWIETEVVGKKGQQQEVKIFYGEYAEGMIEKVGDWYSDVKEFELWLIDPAGNKTALKTTEGEDHFTAYFTPEMDGVYRLQIGHSAKDLGGDYIYQFNTASQVWVGKGQPTVKEETATDLALILTAQKEKSLKTPLEFKVLFKGEPQEGVSVSVVSPTGWAKTYETDEEGNVTVETPWKGQYIIEATDTEETSGEHYGAAYNFIWRCATQSIIKE
- a CDS encoding PhoPQ-activated pathogenicity-related family protein, with the translated sequence MKKVLFKVLLLFASIAQPYYSNAQENHSALKNYLEKPNPEFYVECVQTVQKNKVTQYEFILTSQKWKDYTWKHRLVILAPNKTKYQKGLLYIGGGSLEEETPRIRERDDQLINELAKLASENQTIVSAVFQVPNQPLFDGKVEDQIISYTLHQYQETDDEEWPLLFPMVKSVQKAMDVVTLFTKNQLGHQVDGFLLTGLSKRGWTTWLTAAQDERVIAIAPMVIDVLNMPVSLQYQIEMWQDYSPEIQDYVNLGIPQQSNSEKGKATISMVDPYAYRHQLTVPKLVFVGTNDPYWPVDAAKNYWNDLPGKNNLIYIPNVGHGLGDGTSAFQNLSAFLEFQCREKTLPAPTLELLENTGQSVKLSTKFDVQKPKKIELWEAYSEEDMDFRDERWSKHKIKDPNTSVSLPSKGQKTFYFAYHYTTTNGKSYYITSNMIRCDKYGVIK
- a CDS encoding M56 family metallopeptidase, with the translated sequence MESTLIYLFEVSICLLLAYPVYYLAFSRLTFFNVNRLCILLLIIASLVTPLLSFDFHETAPTNASFLFQTNLSNTLSDQITLNKQYGTTSSHLFWFSIIYLSGAIWAFFKLGYQLKMIFDRIKASSLERKNGITLAIHPKHQYASFFKYIFLPEPLNKTIENQQAYLHESLHVQKLHSWDVLFLAICKAILWFHPMIYLFDKSIKEVHEFEADKMVSLKYSTSQYARLLVELASQKSTLAIMHNFNYSPIKNRIIMMNKTKSNQWQKARFLLLIPVLAAMSMLFSFDSNMDQTKKLTGTWTGTSLEFQQSAGPDIKAMIEGGKDLHINGKLTLNKDFSYVIKNPAGETNGSGEWTAKGSDSFTTIDQKGEKTTYQVLTLERDKMTTAHQVQMVTPRGEVKGKIILTYKK